The following proteins are encoded in a genomic region of Streptomyces lunaelactis:
- a CDS encoding D-arabinono-1,4-lactone oxidase, which produces MSRTSVTSGTSSPWRNWAGNVTARPVREVSPASTEELVDAVRRAAEDGLKVKAVGTGHSFTAAAATDGVLIRPDLLTGIREIDRTAMTVTVEAGTPLKRLNTALAREGLSLANMGDIMDQTVAGATSTGTHGTGRDSASIAAQIKALELVTADGSVLTCSEKENPEIFAAARIGLGALGVVTAITFTVEPVFLLTAREEPMTFDKVTAEFDALFAENEHFEFYWFPHTGNCNTKRNNRSAGPAAPPGQIGGWIEDELLSNGVFQLACSVGRAVPATIPAIARISSRALSARTYTDIPYKVFTSPRRVRFVEMEYALPREAAVGALREVRAMIERSPLRVSFPVEVRTAPADDIALSTASGRETAYIAVHLYRGTPYQSYFTAVERLMTAHGGRPHWGKVHTRDAEYFSEVYPRFGEFTALRERLDPERLFANDYLRRVLGD; this is translated from the coding sequence ATGAGCAGGACGAGCGTGACCAGCGGGACGAGCAGTCCGTGGCGTAACTGGGCCGGGAACGTGACCGCCCGTCCGGTACGAGAGGTCTCGCCGGCCTCGACCGAGGAGCTCGTCGACGCCGTCCGCCGGGCGGCCGAGGACGGCCTGAAGGTGAAGGCCGTCGGCACGGGCCACTCCTTCACCGCTGCCGCCGCCACCGACGGTGTGCTGATCCGGCCCGATCTGCTGACCGGAATCCGGGAGATCGACCGCACGGCCATGACTGTGACGGTCGAGGCGGGCACCCCGCTCAAGCGGCTGAACACCGCCCTCGCGCGCGAGGGCCTCTCGCTCGCGAACATGGGCGACATCATGGATCAGACGGTCGCGGGCGCGACCTCCACCGGCACGCACGGCACGGGCCGTGACTCGGCCTCGATCGCCGCGCAGATCAAGGCCCTTGAGCTGGTCACGGCGGACGGCTCGGTGCTGACCTGCTCCGAGAAGGAGAATCCGGAGATCTTCGCGGCGGCCCGGATCGGGCTCGGCGCGCTGGGCGTCGTCACCGCGATCACCTTCACCGTCGAGCCCGTATTCCTGCTGACGGCCCGTGAAGAGCCGATGACGTTCGACAAGGTCACGGCCGAGTTCGACGCGCTCTTCGCGGAGAACGAGCACTTCGAGTTCTACTGGTTCCCGCACACCGGCAACTGCAACACCAAGCGCAACAACCGCAGCGCGGGCCCCGCCGCGCCGCCCGGACAGATCGGCGGCTGGATCGAGGACGAGCTCCTCTCCAACGGCGTCTTCCAGCTGGCCTGTTCGGTCGGCCGGGCCGTCCCCGCGACCATCCCGGCGATCGCCAGGATCTCCAGCCGCGCCCTCTCCGCCCGTACGTACACGGACATCCCCTACAAGGTCTTCACATCTCCGCGCCGGGTGCGGTTCGTTGAGATGGAATACGCGCTTCCGCGGGAGGCGGCGGTCGGGGCGCTGCGCGAGGTGCGGGCGATGATCGAGCGCTCGCCGCTGCGGGTGAGTTTCCCGGTGGAGGTGCGTACGGCCCCGGCGGACGACATCGCGCTCTCCACGGCATCGGGCCGGGAGACCGCCTACATCGCCGTGCATCTCTACCGGGGCACGCCGTACCAGTCGTACTTCACCGCGGTGGAGCGGCTCATGACCGCGCACGGCGGACGGCCGCACTGGGGCAAGGTGCACACGCGGGACGCGGAGTACTTCTCCGAGGTCTATCCGCGGTTCGGCGAGTTCACGGCGCTGCGGGAACGGCTGGACCCGGAGCGGCTGTTCGCCAACGACTACCTGCGCCGGGTCCTCGGCGACTGA
- a CDS encoding MFS transporter: MPSPYRALFAAPGTKAFSAAGFIGRLPLSMMGIGIVTMISQLTGRYGLAGALSATVALSAAALGPQISRLVDRHGQRRVLRPATLVAGVAAGGLLLCAHEGWPDWTLFVFSAGIGCVPSLGSMVRARWAEIYRGSPRELHTAYAFESVVDEACFIFGPIAAIGLSTVWFPEAGPLVAGLCLLAGVFLLTAQRSTEPVPQPKEHHTKGSALRAPGLQVLVGTFVATGAIFGSVDVVTVAFAEEQGHKAAASLVLAVYALGSCLAGVVFGLLHLKGSGERRWLLGVCAMAVSMIPLQLAGNLPFLAVALFVAGLAIAPTMVTTMALIEQHVPRANLTEGMTWVGTGLAVGIAVGSSVAGWVIDAAGADAGYLVSNAAGALAAAVALLGYRRLNRPVKPEGIDEQDERDQRDEQSVA, translated from the coding sequence TTGCCCAGTCCGTACCGCGCCCTCTTCGCCGCCCCTGGCACCAAGGCGTTCTCCGCCGCCGGCTTCATCGGCCGGCTGCCCCTGTCGATGATGGGCATCGGCATCGTCACGATGATCTCGCAGCTCACCGGGCGCTACGGGCTCGCGGGCGCGCTCTCGGCCACGGTGGCACTCTCCGCCGCGGCGCTCGGCCCGCAGATATCCCGGCTGGTGGACCGGCACGGCCAGCGCCGTGTACTGCGGCCGGCCACCCTGGTCGCCGGCGTCGCGGCGGGCGGACTGCTGCTCTGCGCACACGAGGGCTGGCCGGACTGGACCCTGTTCGTCTTCTCGGCCGGGATCGGCTGTGTGCCGAGCCTCGGCTCGATGGTCCGGGCCCGCTGGGCGGAGATCTACCGGGGCTCGCCCCGTGAACTGCACACCGCGTACGCCTTCGAGTCCGTCGTCGACGAGGCCTGCTTCATCTTCGGGCCGATCGCCGCCATCGGTCTCTCCACGGTCTGGTTCCCCGAAGCGGGCCCGCTGGTCGCCGGCCTCTGTCTGCTGGCGGGCGTCTTCCTGCTGACCGCACAGCGGTCCACCGAGCCCGTACCGCAGCCGAAGGAACACCACACCAAGGGCTCGGCGCTGCGCGCTCCCGGCCTGCAGGTCCTGGTGGGCACGTTCGTCGCGACGGGCGCGATCTTCGGTTCGGTCGACGTGGTGACGGTGGCCTTCGCCGAGGAGCAGGGCCACAAGGCGGCGGCAAGCCTGGTGCTGGCCGTGTACGCGCTCGGTTCCTGCCTCGCCGGAGTGGTCTTCGGACTGCTGCATCTCAAGGGGTCGGGCGAGCGCAGGTGGCTGCTGGGCGTCTGTGCGATGGCCGTGAGTATGATCCCCCTCCAACTGGCCGGGAACCTGCCGTTCCTGGCCGTGGCGCTCTTTGTCGCGGGCCTTGCCATCGCACCGACGATGGTGACCACCATGGCCCTGATCGAGCAGCACGTACCACGCGCGAATCTGACCGAGGGCATGACCTGGGTGGGCACGGGGCTCGCGGTCGGGATCGCGGTCGGCTCGTCGGTCGCCGGCTGGGTGATCGATGCCGCCGGGGCGGACGCCGGGTACCTGGTCTCGAACGCGGCGGGAGCGCTCGCGGCCGCGGTGGCGCTCCTGGGGTACCGCCGGCTGAACAGGCCGGTGAAACCGGAGGGGATCGATGAGCAGGACGAGCGTGACCAGCGGGACGAGCAGTCCGTGGCGTAA